Within the Takifugu flavidus isolate HTHZ2018 chromosome 20, ASM371156v2, whole genome shotgun sequence genome, the region ATGTGAGTGCCATCGCCAACGCACatataaacaaacacaaaaccgAAGAAATAAGCAGACAAACCAGCCGAGCCCTGATTCATTTAGCATGAGGAATAAAAGACGGCATGTTCCAAATACCCCAAAGGCTTGCCTGACTGTCATGAGATTATTTATCTATCAAGCTGCTAATGTGAAATCTGGCAGAGAGACTTTGAACtgtgatgtgctgcagctgcctcAACGTAAAACTACCGTCACATCATGAAATAAGAAGTGTTTAACGGGAATAGTACCTTTTACAGGCACCAGTCGATATCGCAGAGGATCCTCCTGGAGGGAAAAGACAGAACTGGTGATTAAACtgtggtcagaggtcaacaggaaACAGGCAGCGATGTCTTGTTCTCCTCACCACGTCTACGGGTGTCATCCTGCCGGCCGAGGGGCTCTGGCGGGGGGTGATAGCAGAGGGCAACGTGGGCAGGGCCGACAGGCTCGTCTGAGACGAGTTAGTGGTGTTGGGCAAGCTGTCTCCCAAACCGCGGTCCTCGTCTTCCAGTGGGGGGGAGGGCTTGGTCACCCCGTGCTGggtctcctgcagcagaggccgGGACTCTGGCCggggctcctccccctccaaccCTGCGTTCTGACTATTCTGCCTCTCTTCCGCTGAGGGGTCGTTCCCGTCCTGCTGACAGGAGACGCGGACGTTGGGTCAGTTTTTACCGTAACACAAAGGAAATCCGGCCCACGTGGAAAACTTACGATACGAATCTTGATATCGCTGGAGTGGCTCCTGATGCCTGTTTCACCGCAAGACAAAGAGCATTAAAACAGGTGAAGAAAACAGCCTCAAGGTTGTGCACGTCAGAGACAACTCACAGGGAATTTCACACGGATGCTGCGTGAACCACCACACTGCCAGTCCGATCAGCACCAGGACGAGGAGGACCGCGATAACGGAGACGACGGTAGCTGGAGACGGCGAGAAACAAAACCCATCAGTGCATGGAGGGTTGCACATGCCAGACACGTCACGCTTTAGTCAAACACCGTGGTGAATTACCAGTAtatgagggagaggaggggttGGCAGTGGGAGAAGCCTGAGACGGTTTCGTGGGGGGGAGGTTATGTTTCCGACACTCCGTGTTGGACGAGGGGGTAcacttcttcacctcctcctctcctgctttaCACCTGTGTGTTTATAGACACGGTATAGGTGAGAAAAGCACAGCTTGGTGAATCAACTCTGGGGAGCCGGTTTCACGAGACGCGAGGCGCTTACTTGGCACAGCGTTTGCAGACCTCGCAGGCCTGATCTGGGACGCAGAACGTCCCCGGTTTGCACTGGCATCTGGTGTCTGAGGTCGTGGTGCAGGACGCCGTCTCGATCTCGTCTGGAGGGCGACGGAAAACACGATAAACATCATAAACTTTAGTAAAACAGACGGATTTGTGGACGACGCGTCGAGAACGAACGTTCCGTGAGTTGTTGATTGGTTTGAAGCTATACCTGAGGCATTTCTAAGATCAAATAGTCCCCTTTCGTGACTTAAAATGAAGTCACACTTTATCACCTCTTTCAAAAGGTCAGGACGCCCTACGTCAGGAGTCCTATCGCTGATTTTATAGATAAAGTGGAAAAGTTTAGTGGTCTCAGAGATGTGGGGAGCtaaaagagtaaaataaaaagctgaacGTTGTCTCAACACTGAGGTCTTTGTCTCTTTGTCATGTCACTATAATTAACTGTGATTATCAGACAATATCAATGTTATGATCAGCAGAACAGGGGGATGCTGTTGGGTAGAGGAGTCCTGGAAGATATCAAAGGTTGGATTTAAGTTATTTTCACAAGACACAACACTATATATGGAACAAAGTCTGCTCCTACAGTGAGACAAGAGCCTGGACTGTTATAGTAATCACTGTAAATACACATCCTGTTCTTAGATTTTTAGGCAAAACGACTGAgcgacttaaaaaaaagaaaaagaaaatggttaGCTGAAGTTAAAGACTAGCCCTCAGTGTTTACCTTTGGCACATGTGTGTGAATCCCTTCTTGTAGAGACTTGTGTCTTTGATCGAGTGAGTTACAATTTATGCTTGTTTCTTATTACCCAGAGTCATtttacacacaaaacaacacactcTTTGCTCTCTTTATGTGTTAGACATGAAAAAAACCCCCTTAGGATGGTTCCATTTAGAGACTATTGTTATATAATTGTGTTCAGAGCTGACTGGAATGCAACACGTGTGGAACAGAGCGGCAGCTCTTAACATCAGTTTTAAAGCCCTAAAATTATCCGTTAAAGAGTCGACACGACCAGAAGTGGCAGGTTAGCAACAGCTACCAATCAAAGAGGCGCTTTCTATGAAATCAGCTGCTGTCCAGGGTGAACAATTAATTATGACATGGTTAAAGCTGGAGCGAAAGAGACAAAGCTCCGTCCTAAAAGTGCGATGAATGAGAACAAAAGGCGACCTATGTAACAGTAATCTccctttctgctgctccagactTTCATTGGACACAAAGACACCCAGTGTGGGAGACAATGAGTCGGGGCCACACCCAGTTCAGCCAGGTAAGGCAGACACTGGAGCGTCTCTCCAGAGACAGGTAACATGCTCACATTCAGGccaggaaacaaaacaacaaagtcaCGCCCTGCAACCTCATGTAACATCATAAGACCGGAGTATCACGAGTGCagctgaggggggaggagggacaaAAGGTAAAAAGGTATCTGCTTTCCTAAACAATATGGTCTATCTTTGATAGGATTACAGAAGAGCTGAGTTTAGATTTAAAAGGTTACACGGCTAGGCTCTGATTTCCCATCTTTTGAAACAAACCAAGACTTGTGCTCAGAATTCGCCGTCAAACTGAGGGGATGAAGCAGCCGATGTCATTACCGAGGCGACAGTGTGTGCAGGGCAGGCAGCGGTTCATCCCATTGGAGTGCTCCGTGTAGGTCTGTCCGTGCTCACAGGAATGACAGACGCCTTGTTCTTGATCTCTTTCACATTCCTTGTACACAAAGGTTCCTACAAATCAGACacaaaaacagtcagacagcaacTTTCCCTGTGaaatataacaaaaaaaacttcCAGCTCCGGGAATAATatctataaatataaataaagggGAATGCTGGATTTGTGCAAATATTCGGTGTTCATAATGACTTGGGTGGCTTataaatgataataacaacCGAATTTCTgggctgttttctttcttgtgCGCAATTAGGATCATAGTAGATAAAGGGATTACTTTCTTTTTTGGTACAAATGTAATCAAATATAGTGATTTGTCAGAATTTGGGCAAATTAAATAATTGAATCAACTTGAGGTAATAGCATTTCGGCTAACGTTATTAAAGGTGGTACAACAATTAGCCTCCACCCATAACAATACGAATGGTTCCTGCAATGGTTCTTGGATCTAAATCTTGTGCATCACTCATGCCCTGCATTATATAAAATAATGTTAGCTTCCGGCCAACATTATTTCCAGGCCGTGCAGAAAACCTTTAAGTGGTGGGGCTAATTTATAACGCCTGGATTGCCACATTATACGCAAGCTGCCTGATGAAATGTCTACTTTATTAAATGGTTCTCACCAGCCCTGCAGTTGAGGCAGCAGAACCCCTGATGGAGGTACTGCTCGTTCTCCACACAGTTCCTGTGCTGGCGGACCGTGAGGTTTTGGTGCTCTTTTCTGGACCACTGAGAGGCTGGAGGTTCCACTGCTCCACACTGCAGCCCACAGAGGACggcgagcagcagcacctgaatCATCtgggacaggaagagatggagggaggaggattaTTCCCGCACACTGGCGGCACGCATCCGTACTCCGTAAAAGAACGGCAAGGAGAGTCTATATTCATAGGAAACCTTGTGTGAGCAATCTGTGACTTAATTTGAACCATCTGATCTGAACATCTGCCGTGGGAAAGCAATTAAGGGAGCTATCCAGCTATTCAGAACTGGAGGCAAAACAACTCCGTGTTTGCCCAAACGCAGGACTATACAGTTGGTGCACGCAGGGCAACAGGCGGGCAAATGAAATGACTGCGTCGTCTGCTTCTGTTGTGGAAGCcgtttaaaagcagcagcatccGCTTCCTCTTCTGCGCCACAGAAAGAGTCAGATAGTCGTTCAACACCCGCAGTGTCCATATCAAATGCAATACCAGAGGAGCATTCATGGGCCCGATAATAACCAGCCTGTGGAGGTGGGGTGCAGAGAAGAATACGGCCCAACGCTTTAGCGTGGCCCCGGGGCCGTGGGGTTTATTCACACGCTTTTCACCGTGTCAATATGAGAAAGCTCCATTTACTGGCAAACAACACACTTTAGTGCCTCTACTTCAAATGACCCACATTCTTAAACCCCCGGCTCTTTGAATGCCCCGACATGTGACACCGCCGCCAAGCGCCTCCAACGACACCCGACACCTCCCGAGTAAAGGAGAGGCCTGTATTCGGGGGTTTTGTCTCGTCTGTACGCCCCCGCCCCTGACAGGTTAGGGTGGACAGGTAAGGCGGTGGTGCAGGAGGTTGGATTCAAAGCAGGAAACCGTATCCGCCGGAGCCAGAGATGGGCCGCTATAAAAAGAAGAGGCTGAGACGGGCAGATCAAGGTGGAGAACGAGGGACAGGCTGACTCCTGACGCTGAGCTGGGTCTCTGGAGGGCAGCCATGCCTTGTTCcaaccccccccagccccctcctctccctctcacttactctgccttttcccttctttctctGCCCCCGTTAGCGTCAGACTTTCCAAAGACAGTGCTGAGAGGCAGAGCAGTCACAATCACACCATTTAGATCTATCCAAACATGCTCGGGAGGGAAGGCACAGGGGGAGGGTGAAGACAAGAGCCGGGGCACTAACGGCTAGCAGTCCTTCAGACTGGGACACCGCATGGCCGTGAAAGGGAGGAAGATAAGAGGAACAAAAATAACAGAGTTCTGGGTGGAAATCTACTCCAAATGTAATCACTGAGGTACAGATTCCACAGCAGTTAATGAACAACTATAGGTagtaaaaaaattaaaaatcaggTGACACTGACGTCATTTTCAACCTTTATTCATTTCTGAGCTCATGGAACGACGACCTGTTGTTGTTCCAATTACTCACGCTGCTATCtgccttttattgttttatagTTATGTAAATACTTCTGATGACCCACAAGTATGGAAAATGGCACTTTAACGAGCTGATCAATCATTAATCTTCGACTGTATTATATCCATTGTCTTCCGTCCACACACCCGCGTGTCCACGTGTTGATCGCGACCACACGCGCCACGGCTGTTGCTTCAGCGACAGCGGCCACAAACACTTGGGGGCAGCCGCAGTGCGGCTTCGCTTTACCTCCCCGTCACCGAGACGGCAGGAAGACTGCAGAGGCGGTAACCTCAGCAGAGCCACAAGGCCAGGAGACTGTCCAActccaggggggggggggggacacagccCAGCTCACAGCCTCAGCGCTCTGACCTGGACACAGACTGACCAGCTCAACAGTAACGtattgacgtgtgtgtgtggttggccTGTAACGAGCTCAAGTTAAACCAATAAAAACTAGAATGAAATAATGAGGGGCTCTGTTTATCCGAGGACAGTAGCtcgcctccacttcctccaaaCACCCTGGGTTCTTCCAAATTGCCCTGGCACAAACGCTGCGCATGCCAAGTCCACTGAGAGTGCATTTGTGACTAAATGACAGGACATCCTCTCAGTGGACCTGGCTTATCAATGGGCCATTTAGAAGGCTGTGATCACTCCTTATTCCTGAGAGGATTACAGTGCGCTCTATTATaacagaaacaggcagaaaataTGGTGAAGAACGCAGCCTGCGCTGTTCAGATCGTGTTAGACGAAGTCAACAACAGCTGTTTAATACTGTAGAGGGACATAACGCCTGTTGTTACACTCCCGAGGCTCACCATGCTTCTCTGCTTAGCCACTTCTTTTATTAATACGTCACATGATCTTCAGGAGAGTTCAGATGTTTGACCTTGAGATCACTACATCAAAAATCAAACGTGTAAGAAACACGACGTTTGCTCGTTTTCATTTAACTCGAACTCATTTTGGGGGTTTCAACGAGGCGGGTAAACGGTGACCGGCAGGAAAGTCGATGCCCAAGTTAACCAGCGCTGGATAAAATGACCTTGATTTCCACTTTAACCAAAACAGCCTCTGCAATCTTTCCCGCATCTGTTCAAGGAGAGCGTCCGCGTCGGCGTCGGTAAACACGGCTGATTTGTAGGTGCTCAGATTCATGGATTCAGCATCCAAAGCTCTCAGATCTCTGCCTCTCTATAGCTAGAAGAGGCCTTTGCTGGTCCTGAGACTCCTGATCCATCCAGGAGTGTCAGAAGCCCTCTGGCAGGTTGTATAGACAGCACGAATGGCAGCGGCGGCCTTTCTGGTCAGCACATCTGCCAGTGTTTACTCAGAGATCCAGGTTCAATCCGCTTATTGAAAGTTTAAATACCGTTTCTGGAATATTTTCAGCAACCCGTCCTGTAGTCTTGCTAAAAAACACTGGCGGCTCCAATAAAAAACCTGGAGGCTGACCTTGACGTGATAGCGAGCGCTCTCCGTGCGCAGATAACGGAGACGGAGGCGCTCGTGCGCGACTTTCCCCGCGTGATAAATTACGCCGACATTCCGCGTTAGACAATGAAGACGAGCGCGACCGTGCTCGTGTCAAGAGAAACAAGCCTGACACTTGCAAATAAATCCGAGGCTCACTCGAGCTTGGGGACATCCATCATTATAAACCGACGGGCATATTTTAAAGATGGCGGCTCCCCCCCGTCACCATCTtggatcattttttaaaataacctacagaaaacacacacacacacacagtgaagaCGACACCCAGGCACACATAATAAATGGAGTGAAGTGTTGTGTGTGGGAGCGTGTGAAAAGCAGCTGCCCCCTCCTCTCAGGGAGCGCAGGAAGCTCGAGACAATACTGAGGCTTCATGCAGGGTTCAGCTCCAAAATGTTCCCTCCGCAGCACCCTGCCTCCAAGCTGCGTACCGATTAGATCCACAACATATCCGCCAGGCGGGATATTTTTAACTCGgggaagctgcagctctgtgacaCAAATTCTTCGGTTTCCTCAGGAGGTCCGTTTCATGATTGGACACGTGTGAAGGACTGTCACGAGCAGATTGGGTGACGCTTTACGGcgaaggttaaaaaaacaacaataatgacgAATTGGGTGAGTTTTCCTGTTGGTCAGTCAGCGAGCGTGAGCCGACGTTGATGCCGAGAAAATGGGCCTATTGTTCCGACGGCTGGAAGAGGGAGCGGCGTTGAGAGTGGAGGGTTCAGGAGTTGCGAGCAGGTGCGACGTGACACACGTTTCCCCGTCTGTTTGTGTCCGGGTCCCTGTGGTTTCTAAGGACCGGCCGCCGAACACGCATACATCGCCAGTGAGTCACACACAAGCCTTCTGAAGGATAAGCCAGCACTTGGAATTTGAACAACAACCCGCAAATTGAATTTAAAGATTTGTACGCTAGAGGGCTCTTAAATGGGCCCTTTGGTGGACCGAGGGGAGCCGACGAGCACGCCACGGGATGACGAACAGACTTAGGCAAGTGCAGAAATCAAGGAATCCATCCCTGCAGTGCAGAAACGACCACATGTGCTCCATTAAAGCTGGACCACATGGAGAGCAAAAGAACCCAAAGTGACGATGGGTAACATATTTTGGATCCGGGTCCGCTCTCGAGGCGGAGGGTGCTGCTCCAAACCAGATTTAACGGGGGTTTAATTATTAATCGTGACGGCATTAACCTGAATTCAAAACAACTGGTGTTAAGAGGCAATTTGGCCTTTACCAAGAGGCTGTTTAGACAATCTACTGTCATTTATCGCAGCCTAAACAGAAACAGGACAcagtgattatttatttattatcagcCAATGGGATGATTAGAGGGGCTGCTAACAGCTCAGCAGATTCAATGTTTTACCTCGTTAACCTGGTTACCATTTGTGTATACAGGCAAATATAATATTTTAATCCAAATGTCTGACATGTGATGGAAGTGCCTTCTTCCTCTGGGTTTAATGCCTCATGGAGAGAGATGAGTCCTTTCTTCTTCACATAACAACAATTATTACACTTCCCTTTAATCAGCTTCACCACCGTAGCTGGAGGAAAACTGAACTTTCtgcccttttttctgtttgaagacagattttttttattggaaGGACGTGAAACAGGCTTCCATTTTCTCTCCACTCAAAAATCTGACACTCATTTCTTAAAACACTCCAGGACGAGTGCAAATAAATCAAAGACGACTtttgtttaaaaccaaaaaaaaaccgaGTGGAATTGGCGAAGCGAAACGTTGGAGCGGTGGATTATTTCCAGCAGTGGAAGAGCTGCACATTCCACAACCCACTGTGAATCCCATCAAACGGACTTCAGCCGGCGTTGAGCAACAGGTTTTCAATGCGTGTGATTAATAGAAAGGGTGATGTCACCAGAACCTACAAGACAGGCCGAGTTGGTACCGGCATTCCAAAAACGTAACCTGGCAATAAAATGTTTCATCCTTCAACACGACTATTAAAATTAATATggcaactttaaaaagggcaaAAAGTCAAACTTGAATCTATATCTGTCTATATATAGTCTATGGTCACGATGAGGCGTTTAGAATGTTGCGCCGACTGTGAATAAAAGCCCCATCTGAGGTAATGGAATGGTTCTAAACCCTCGGCTCAAAAAATTAGCTCGAAGGGTTACGATAATGCGTCTGGGAATGAAATCCCGGTCTGAGCTTTACCCCTCTTTAGCGAAAAAGCCACTCTCGTCCCAGCGATGTTGCCAGGTGAACTCTTCTGACCTCATCCCTGTGACCTGCCTGCATTGGTATGCGCTACGTCAGCGCGCGACACCTGAGCAAGCGGCGCACCTTCGTGACTCAGCCTCTCTCCGATAAAAGAGTCGATTCACACAATCCGTTGCGCAATCCGCGCGGCTCCGTTCTCACCGTAAAAAAACCACCTGAGAGGGAGCGCGCGGCACGCAGGCGTGGGCAGAAGCAGCCACCTGTTGGATGCTGGTGGGTCAGTTGCCCCCGCCTTGCGTCACTCGGGGCTTCTATAACGGTTCACATGGTCGCCACGCAGAGCAGCGGCGAGCAAGATTAAGAATGCCGGAGTGGCCCGTTGGTCGACCACGGCTCGGTCCCCAATGACACGAGTTGGCCTCTGCTTGTCCCAAATGTCGGGCCCTGCCCTTGTCTGTGTTGTCCAGAGACGGAGAGATATTTCCTGTGTGAACCAGCCCAGACGCACAGTAAACAATCGCAGATCGCAATCGGCCGCACGTTTGCACCGGCGTGACAACGCTCAGAAGTAAATGGATGCAGCTAATATCAGCTTATCTGTACAAACTAGGCAGGAAGTTTACTGGAGGGACAGGCACGTACACTCAAtttgaggagtgtgtgtgtgtgtgggggggggggattagacAGAAGAggactggtggtggtggggagggggagttTCCTCGCGGTCCCTTAGCAACAGGGCCTGTCGTCGAGGCCTTCAGAATGTTTTGTAGTTTACAGAAGAGATAAACATTGACTGTGCCACCCGCTAGAGCAAAGATGATTGAACTACTGGACGGTTGACATCAAACGGGGAGCGGGCGGCACCGAAAACAAGGATGCAaaggacaggaaaaaagaagagcagATGTCATAAATCACGCCACATACGCCTCACCCACAAACTAGCAGGCCTTCGTTAGCCGCGGGGACCACATCCCATCCGTCACTGTCATGTAAAGCAGCAGCATCGGCCTCCGGATCCACGTTCAAACCCAGGAATCAGCCCCACGTTCGGCTTTAGGGAATAAAAGAACCTCTCAAGAACACCTTGCAATACGGCGTTTGTCATGGCAGCCTTTGGTGCcagttgggagggggggggggggttaaaaaaaaaaactccggGGGAATGAAAAGGCGTCTGTGCGACGGTCCGAGAGTTTAATAAACTGTCTGCTGGGGGAGGGAAAAGTTCCAGGGTGTGAACGTGACTACAAGCGAGGTAAATTATTACCATTAATGATGGTTACAATCAAAAACAGAGATGCCACCCGAGCTAAATGTGGCCCATTGCCTCCATAAAAACGGATTTATACTTGTTTagccccccccagcagcagtaGACAGTGGCAGGGGGGCATTTATTAATAGCCCCGATAGAGAAAGCTCCATCCGCTGTGACAGAGGAGCCATCATATGCTGGATGTCTGAACAACATGAGCACATGATATCCAGGACAGATGGTGCCTGcagtgtggagggaggggggcagatgAGTGAATGATGGGGCAAATGTACAAGACAGGCAGAACACCGAGACCGGCGGGGCTTCAGGTCGGTCCCGGCCCCGGTCCCGGTCCCAGTCCTGAGAACCAAACACTTTAATCAACAACGTTGTTTCCTGCGCATGATGAGCACAATGAGGGCTTGTGTCGTCTTCAAGGCCTTGCACtgatttctttccattttttctcTCATCCGTTTGGCCCCAAACTTAAATCGCTCACCTTAATGTCACAAGCCGACATTTTCTATTAGCGCGTCATTAGTGAGGCTAGTTTAATTAGGCTCCGGAGGGCGGCTCCGGGTTGCTGGTAAACCGCATCTTTAATGCTTTTTAGCGTTTTAATGAAACCCGCGTCGGTGACATGACAGCAACAGGCGGGGGCCTAAAACAGCAAGAGTTTTAAGAGATGGAGCACTCACACAGACGTGTCCGGTCGACGCGCCGAAGTTCATCTTGCGAACTTCGCGGAGAAAATCCGACAGGCTCAAACTTCTCTCTCCAAGCCGCAGACCagcggagggtgggggggtggaaaggAACGCGGGAGCAGCGGGTGGACGGCAGAGTCCAGCGTGAACACAATCCTTAGACGGGCTTATTCCAGGAGGAGGTCCCGACCCGCCGAACTTCGCTGCGCTTCTCTCTTCTGTTCTGAGCCCAGAATCACcggagaacttttttttttctcctcgcGGCAGCGCTTCTGCGTGACGTCATCCGCGGcgaccaatcagagcgcagcaTCCAGAATATTATTAAGCGGCGTTTATACGCCCctaccccaaacacacacacatacactctctctctctctctctctctctctctctctctcacacacacacacacacacacactctctctctctctctctctcacacacacacacactctctctctctctctcacaccacacacacacacactctctctctctctctctcacacacacacacacacacacacacacacgctttgtCGGTTCACCCGCCCTTTTAAATTTACACTTGTGTGGAGGATTTTTTAGGTTTGGATCTGCCGGTTTGTGATTTGAGGGATTCCGAGGAGATTTATGTATAACCCATACTGTTAACTAGGAACTGTAATGGGTAACTGATTAGGATCAACCCGAAAGACCACAGAATTAATGATCAAAAAGTTCATCAAGGGGCTTTGCAACACTCGGAATAAAACAATTCCACAAGTTTGAACCTGAAGCTAAAACTCCCCGTCGCTGGAAACGTTTATGATGGAAAGCAGATTAAGCCAAGTTAGTCATTTTTATTGGTGTCATTAGCTCACTCCAACCAATAACACTGAAATCTCTACCTGGAGCCTGGTCTGTAAGTGAAAAAACACACCactttctttctgcttttcccAACTTAGATGTGGCAAAAACAGTCGGTCCCAGCCAGCTCTCTAAAGTAAACCAGCATTTAAGGCCAACACAACATTATCCCGCTGTCCCGCTACatcaaacaacaaacacaccccTCCAGTGTGGTTCCTGTTGACAAAATCTTATCTAAAGTGTGTCTGTGGAGGAAAGAGCGGAAAGGATGGGGATAAACCTGCGCTAGATGATGCCAGGGTCATTTACAAAGCACACAAACAACCGTTAGCCAAACAGGGCTGAGGGCAGGACTTTGACAGTTGCAGACAGATGAAGCAACTTCTGGTGTGAATGCCGTCTGATGTCGCAGGAAAACGATTGCGAAATCGCAGTTTAATGTAACAGAAGTGTCGCCAAAAGGGTCAAATCGGAGTTAAAAATAGCCAGATGGGCCTTGTCGAGCTGCTGGGGAAACACTGACTTGACAATTCTCCCACAGCGCCGTCGTTTACTCGCACCAATCCGAGCTAATTAGAGCCCAGGCGCTTCGCATCTTCAAGAAAGGAGGTGTCGCTGGAGCTTTGCAGGAGCTGCGGCCGACTTAATCGTCTAATCTGGAGCGCCGCTCCAGCTACGCGACGGACGCGTCCCTGCCAAAGTCGAGCATGTGTCCAGATTAAAACTGTCGAGGAAATCTCCATCTGTAGCTCCCGCTTGCATCACATCCCGTGCTTCTCCTTCAGAGGTCACTGGCTACGTgctcaaaaacaggaagtgtatgATTGAGATATTTGCAGGCTTATCCTCGGAAAGCCAGTATTTACGGCCACCGGGGTGATTAGTTCACATGGCTGAGTCCCAAGATAACGGCCGGGGCTGAGGGCTGAATTCATCGTCCATGTTTGGACCAGTTAAAGAGGACTAATGAGCATTTGCATATTCTGTGTCTGATGGAGGGTCGCACAGGCgaattatgattatttttttccctgctgaggacaaagacagaaaaataaagggAAGGGAAACCTTCCTGAGCGTCAGCCACTTATCTTGTGACGCCTGCTGAGCATTGTTCCACTTGCAGTTTCGGaaggatgaaaaaaaacaaacacagaaaaaacaatgaaaactaGCAAAGAACCATCTGACGAGCCTCAAACGGGCCGCTCTGTTGCTCCTACTACATTTTGATGCTTTTAATTATTAAGATTTTGTTGcgaaatggtaaaaaaaaacaaaaaaaacccacttgacAGCTGAGTTATGAGAGAAAACAGGGCAGGAAGTTGTGTGAAAATGGAAGCACATTCTTCAGAGCGAGGACAACGACCTCTCATCCGTGCTGGATACCACATTAAGAAGCCTGATTCATCGGCATCTTTGCACCCTGGATGTCTCGTTTGTGAGAGCGACAGCAGCCGGAGGGGGGGCGGGCGGGGGAGGGGTCAGGTCCTCCCCGCTGCGACGCTggtcagagttcaaaggtcgCGGTGCAAATGTGCTGAGCTGAGGGCTGCGGCCTGGCAGCGGGGTTAATGATGTTGTTTGCCTTTGCTTCGTTTGCAGAGGACGGGAGTGGGGCGTCCACTCGGGGGCTCCT harbors:
- the tnfrsfa gene encoding tumor necrosis factor receptor superfamily, member a, whose protein sequence is MNFGASTGHVCMIQVLLLAVLCGLQCGAVEPPASQWSRKEHQNLTVRQHRNCVENEQYLHQGFCCLNCRAGTFVYKECERDQEQGVCHSCEHGQTYTEHSNGMNRCLPCTHCRLDEIETASCTTTSDTRCQCKPGTFCVPDQACEVCKRCAKCKAGEEEVKKCTPSSNTECRKHNLPPTKPSQASPTANPSSPSYTATVVSVIAVLLVLVLIGLAVWWFTQHPCEIPCIRSHSSDIKIRIDGNDPSAEERQNSQNAGLEGEEPRPESRPLLQETQHGVTKPSPPLEDEDRGLGDSLPNTTNSSQTSLSALPTLPSAITPRQSPSAGRMTPVDVEDPLRYRLVPVKDAEKSLKMSFDLFEEHLDVRIHNKFFRAIGVSDNDIRIAQTDKVYELLKNWMQKQGLKADINDLLGVLLRMDQRRSAESIASDALRKGYYKHAETP